In the Magnetospirillum sp. WYHS-4 genome, GAGATGGATCGGGCTTTTCCCGCCTTTTTCGCCTGGTACATGCGCTGGTCGGCCAGTTCCACCAGCTTGGGCCAGTCGCCGATTCCGTCCGCCTTGCGTTCGGCGACGCCGATGCTGGCGGTCAGCAGGCCACCGTCGGGCCGATTGCCCAGCCAGTCCTGCATAATGCGCCGCAGGACCAAGCGCACACCGTTGGCGTCGGTATTGGTCAGCACCACGACGAATTCCTCGCCCCCCCATCGAACGATGATGTCCGACAGGCGTAGCTTGGCCCGGAGTGCGTTGACCAGGGTGCGCAGGGCCGCGTCCCCTTCCTCGTGTCCGTAGCGATCGTTGATGGACTTGAAGTTGTCCAGGTCGAAAAACGCAATGGCGAAGGGGGAGTCGTGCCTTTCGGCAACCCGGTATTGCAGATCGATGATCTCGCCGCCCGATCGCCGGGTAAAAACGCCGGTCAAGGGATCCTGGCTCGCCCGGCTGACCAGGGCAATCATGTAGTTGAGTTGGCCGGCCCCGGCCAAGGCGCCGACACCGAAGATCAGTCCCAGCAGCCACATGTTGCCGATGTAGGTCGGCCAGGAAAAGCCCGTCCCGGCGAATGCCGCCCCAACCGCAGCCAGGACCATGACCGGCGACGCATAGAGCAGCGCCTCCAGGATGGTCAGCGGAAAGACGCTGAGGCCGGCGATGGCGACAAAAGGAAGCAAGGCATACAAGGCGGCGACGATGGCCGCCAATCCGTCCAGCGGGACGCCGTGAAACAGAGGAATCGACACCAGATAGAAAAGGGGAGGATTCACCAGCATGGCGGTCAACATCAGGAAGGCGTTGCGCTGGGTCTTCTCGAATTCCCAGGGCCACGCCAGCGCCAGAAAGACAGCGCTGGAAAACAGCCGGATACCCCCCAGGATTCCCCAGGCTGGCCAAGCGAAGGCCACGGCATCCACAAGAATCCACAAGGGCGTCAACACCGCGAAGACAGCGGATACCAACTGCACGCGACTGATGACGATGGCGGCCCGGTGGCGCTGCAGATAGGGCGAATGCTCGCGCGCCCAAAGCAGACTGACCATCTGGCTGCGAGTAATGCCCAGCGACCCCACCAGCTGCTTGAGGTGCATCCGTAGCCCCCCCATCCCTAACCCCGGACTTTCCTCTAATTCCTATCTGGTGGCATTCGACAACGACGAAGCCCCTGCGTCAAGTGGGGGAATTACCGCGAATTCCTATAGCCGTCCAACGCGGCTTCTGGTATCACCCGGCCACCTTCCGGTGCCCGCGCGAGCGGGAGAATCGGGAACGCGGTGAAATTCCGCGACGTGCCCAACGCTGTAAGGGGGACTCTCCGGCGACATGCCACTGGCCACAAGGCCGGGAAGGCGTCCGGAGCGGGGCGATCCCAAGCCAGAAGACCGGCCGGAAGGGAAGTCCGATCCGCGCGGACAGCGGAACGGATGCACCCATCGCAAGGGGACCCCCGATGGACACCCAGACCAAAGTTCTGCCCGCTGCTCCATACTCCGCCGCCGACCGCCGCGCGCTCTACCGCACCATCCTGGAACGCCGCGACGTGCGCAGCGAGTTTCTGCCCGACCCGATCCCCGACGAAATCCTGGGTCGCCTGCTCACCGCCGCCCATCACGCGCCATCGGTCGGCTTCATGCAGCCCTGGAGCTTCATCCTGATCCGCGAGACGGAAACCAAGCGTCATATCCATGACCTGTTCCTCAAGGCCAACGCCGATGCCGCCTTGATGTTTCCCGAGGACAAGCGCCAGACCTACCGCTCCCTCAAGCTGGAGGGAATCATGGAAGCGCCGCTGAACCTATGCATCACCTGCGACCGCGACCGTGCCGGCCCCGTGGTCATCGGGCGCACCCATATCCCGGCCATGGACCTGTTCAGCAGCGTCTGCGCCGTGCAGAACCTCTGGCTGGCGGCCCGCGCCGAGGGACTGGGCGTCGGCTGGGTGAGTATCCTGGACGCGGACGGCCTGCAGGAGGCACTCGCCATTCCGCCCCGCGAAGTTCCCGTGGCCTACCTCTGCCTGGGCAGGGTCAGCGGCTTCCATGCCCAGCCGGAATTGGCCAGCGCGGGCTGGCGGTCACGCCTGCCGCTCGCCGACTTGATCCATTTCGACGGCTGGGGACGGCGCGACGCGACCGCACCGCTGCTCGACCGCCTGCGAAGCGATCAGCAGGCAGTGGCCGAAGGCCTTTTCCTGGAAACGAGGGTGTAGGCGTCAGGTCATCTCCGCGCCGCCGCAGACGACGGCGCGGGCCTTGCCCGCCTTCTTGGCCTGGTACATGCGCTGGTCGGCCAGTTCGATCAGCTTGTTCCAGTCGTTGATCCCGTCGGCCTGCCGCTCGGCGATGCCCAGACTGGCGGTCAGCGGCAGGCCGTCTGGCCGCAGGCCGAACCATTCGTCGAGCATGCGCCGCAGCACCAAGCGCACACCCTGGCAGTCGATGTTCCCCAGAACCACGACGAACTCCTCGCCCCCCCAGCGCACGATCACATCACCGCGCCGCAGCTTGTTCTTGAGGCCCGCGACCAGGACGCGAAGCGTCGCGTCGCCCGCCTCATGGCCGTAAACGTCGTTCACGGACTTGAAGTTATCGAGGTCCACGAACAGGACGGCGAAGGGGGTATCCTGGCG is a window encoding:
- a CDS encoding GGDEF domain-containing protein, which encodes MHLKQLVGSLGITRSQMVSLLWAREHSPYLQRHRAAIVISRVQLVSAVFAVLTPLWILVDAVAFAWPAWGILGGIRLFSSAVFLALAWPWEFEKTQRNAFLMLTAMLVNPPLFYLVSIPLFHGVPLDGLAAIVAALYALLPFVAIAGLSVFPLTILEALLYASPVMVLAAVGAAFAGTGFSWPTYIGNMWLLGLIFGVGALAGAGQLNYMIALVSRASQDPLTGVFTRRSGGEIIDLQYRVAERHDSPFAIAFFDLDNFKSINDRYGHEEGDAALRTLVNALRAKLRLSDIIVRWGGEEFVVVLTNTDANGVRLVLRRIMQDWLGNRPDGGLLTASIGVAERKADGIGDWPKLVELADQRMYQAKKAGKARSISCCGEEILPGSG
- the bluB gene encoding 5,6-dimethylbenzimidazole synthase produces the protein MDTQTKVLPAAPYSAADRRALYRTILERRDVRSEFLPDPIPDEILGRLLTAAHHAPSVGFMQPWSFILIRETETKRHIHDLFLKANADAALMFPEDKRQTYRSLKLEGIMEAPLNLCITCDRDRAGPVVIGRTHIPAMDLFSSVCAVQNLWLAARAEGLGVGWVSILDADGLQEALAIPPREVPVAYLCLGRVSGFHAQPELASAGWRSRLPLADLIHFDGWGRRDATAPLLDRLRSDQQAVAEGLFLETRV